In Blattabacterium cuenoti, the following proteins share a genomic window:
- a CDS encoding DUF2795 domain-containing protein translates to MYWTLELASHLEDAPWPATKEELIDFAIRTGAPLEVVENLQQLENGEGEVFESIEDIWADYPRDDEDFYWNRDEYEL, encoded by the coding sequence ATGTATTGGACTTTAGAATTAGCTTCTCATTTAGAAGATGCACCTTGGCCGGCAACAAAGGAAGAATTGATTGATTTTGCTATTCGTACGGGAGCTCCTTTAGAGGTAGTTGAAAATCTTCAACAGTTAGAAAATGGGGAAGGAGAAGTTTTTGAATCTATAGAAGATATATGGGCGGATTATCCACGTGATGACGAAGATTTTTATTGGAATAGAGATGAATATGAACTTTGA
- the fmt gene encoding methionyl-tRNA formyltransferase, protein MKKFPKIVFIGSNNFSLYTLKELYIKQHNIIGIITSPDNPFFKNQGEKAFTPVKIYALENNIPFLQPKNLKNHFFLETLKVWNPDIQIVVSFRVLPKEVWNFPKMGSFNLHASLLPQYRGAAPINWVIINGESKTGLTTFFIEKKIDSGKIILQKEIGIEKEETAGELEEKLKKISGSIVIQTLENIIGNEIKSISQKKIDSSVLKYAPKIYTKDCRIQWENPSIESIYNKIRGLSPYPTAWTLLFFNKEKFVRFKIFIVKKIRKTHILPIGLIFIVLSHEMKISVKEGFISIIEGQIEGKKRMHIKNLINGLKIRENLFVR, encoded by the coding sequence ATGAAAAAGTTTCCCAAAATTGTATTCATAGGTTCAAACAATTTTTCTCTTTATACATTAAAAGAATTATATATAAAACAACATAATATTATAGGAATAATCACAAGTCCTGATAATCCATTTTTTAAAAATCAAGGTGAAAAAGCATTTACACCTGTTAAAATATACGCATTAGAAAATAATATTCCCTTTTTACAACCTAAAAATCTTAAAAATCATTTTTTTTTAGAAACTCTAAAAGTATGGAATCCAGATATACAAATAGTTGTATCATTTCGTGTTTTACCTAAAGAAGTCTGGAATTTTCCTAAAATGGGATCTTTCAATTTACATGCCTCTCTTCTTCCACAATATAGAGGAGCAGCTCCTATTAATTGGGTTATTATTAATGGAGAAAGTAAAACTGGATTAACTACTTTTTTCATAGAAAAAAAAATAGATTCTGGAAAAATTATTTTACAAAAAGAAATTGGAATCGAAAAAGAAGAAACCGCAGGAGAACTAGAAGAAAAATTAAAAAAAATTAGTGGCTCTATAGTTATTCAAACTTTAGAAAATATTATAGGAAATGAAATAAAATCTATTTCTCAAAAAAAAATTGATTCCTCTGTATTAAAATACGCTCCAAAAATATATACTAAAGATTGTAGAATACAATGGGAAAATCCTTCTATAGAATCAATTTATAACAAAATAAGAGGATTAAGTCCTTATCCTACAGCATGGACTTTGTTATTTTTTAATAAAGAAAAATTTGTTAGATTTAAAATTTTTATTGTTAAAAAAATACGTAAAACACATATTCTTCCAATTGGTCTGATATTCATTGTTTTATCACATGAAATGAAAATTTCCGTTAAAGAAGGTTTTATATCTATTATTGAAGGACAAATAGAAGGTAAAAAAAGAATGCATATTAAAAATTTAATTAATGGATTGAAAATAAGAGAAAATCTTTTTGTTCGATAA
- a CDS encoding HU family DNA-binding protein, translating to MNKTELVNSIAEKTGITKIKAKNVTDAFIETVIESLKKGDKVTLVGFGTFSVVERHPRNGVNPRTGKKIYIPGKKVAKFKIGAELTKF from the coding sequence ATGAACAAAACGGAATTGGTTAATTCAATAGCCGAAAAAACTGGAATAACAAAAATAAAAGCAAAAAACGTTACAGATGCATTTATTGAAACAGTGATTGAATCACTAAAAAAAGGAGATAAAGTAACTCTTGTAGGATTCGGAACCTTTTCTGTAGTAGAAAGACATCCCAGAAATGGAGTCAATCCTAGAACAGGAAAAAAAATATATATTCCAGGAAAAAAAGTAGCTAAATTTAAAATAGGAGCAGAATTAACAAAATTTTAA
- the pdxH gene encoding pyridoxamine 5'-phosphate oxidase, producing the protein MTIDLSNLRKDYAKNPLLESEVPKEPFLLFDNWFKQEKLFQKDNEEINAMSISTIGEDGGPETRVVLLKEYSENGFIFYTNYYSLKGRAIQNIPKVCISFYWKNMERQIIIKGITSKIPRKKSDEYFHNRPIGNKIGSWVSRQSMIISSKEYLLKQYNKWNNFFSKRTIKRPFDWGGYLVKPYRMEFWQGQPNRLHDRLVYILEKEKKWILCRLSP; encoded by the coding sequence ATGACTATTGATTTGAGTAATCTTAGAAAAGACTATGCAAAAAACCCTTTATTGGAATCTGAAGTACCAAAAGAACCTTTTTTATTGTTTGATAACTGGTTTAAACAGGAAAAATTATTTCAAAAAGATAACGAAGAAATTAACGCTATGTCTATTTCTACTATAGGGGAAGATGGAGGGCCAGAAACTAGAGTTGTTTTATTAAAAGAATATTCAGAAAACGGATTTATTTTTTATACAAATTATTATAGTTTGAAAGGAAGGGCAATTCAAAATATACCTAAAGTATGTATTTCTTTTTATTGGAAAAATATGGAAAGACAAATTATTATTAAAGGAATAACATCAAAAATTCCAAGAAAAAAATCAGATGAATATTTCCATAACAGACCTATAGGAAATAAAATTGGAAGTTGGGTTTCTAGACAAAGCATGATTATTTCGTCTAAAGAATATTTATTAAAACAATATAATAAATGGAACAATTTTTTTAGTAAAAGAACTATAAAACGGCCTTTTGATTGGGGGGGGTATCTTGTAAAACCTTATAGAATGGAATTTTGGCAAGGACAACCTAACAGACTTCATGATAGACTTGTTTATATTTTAGAAAAAGAAAAAAAATGGATTTTGTGCAGATTATCTCCATGA